From the Solea solea chromosome 7, fSolSol10.1, whole genome shotgun sequence genome, the window GGGTGAAAGGGGCCAACAGAGCACAAGTGGTGCTGCTTTAAATCTAAATCCACTTATAATGACATTCAGCAGATGGCATGGGACTAACAATGTGAGAAGACAAAGGAGATAGTCCAGAAGGGCTGTCCCCTCCCGGCCCTTGTTTGCTAAGGCCCCGTTAAGAGCATTAAAATCTCGACGGCTTGCTATCGCAGCAGCAAATCACGACAGTGAATATTCATAACTGCGACTGATGATTATtgtcacagcagacatttggacacattttaGCAGGTGGAGCACAGGTGTGTCTGATGGCTCTGGTCAGTTcatgtcaggacagtgtgacagtgaaccagcatgcaaaactgaaactgaggaagTGAAATGGAATTCAGCCATCATCCGTTTGATTTACACCAGTGATTTTtctactgtgacattttggtcaaagtgGCTGCTGTGCCGCTGTTAGTCATTTTTCTTGATTATCAATTTGTTGTTCACCGTTTCCAGAACCTCAAACTGAGAACATCCACGAATATTTTGTTCTGTCCTGgggataaagaaaatattaaacttCTAATCGAAGAATATTTTCAGAATTATTGCAgatacatttactgtataataaTCACTATTTGCAGCACTGCTGACAACGTTCAAGTTTAGCAAAGCCCGTGTGTTTTAACTTGAAACTTTTGTTCTTCACATCTTTTTTTACAGCTTATACTTTGACACAATATGAAGAAGAGTaatcagattttcttttcttttacaactgtgcttttcctactgggacatgtcaaaatgtcttctCTGAACAAGCCCTGTGTGAAAACTGTTACTTCCTCCTTGTAGATagcaaacacaaatacagtcacTAATAAAGACATAATGAGGGTaatagaaataaacaaagaataaaaaaaaaaaagtaatttgtaACAATAGTGTACGTATATCCACCCAAAGTAATGCAGTATACCTTCATACAAAAATAGGAGTGGAttataattactttttttttaccatattttctgtgtccacagaTCTGCACAATGTAGCAGGTAAATATTTGCTGAGGCCCTCTAAAGAAAGACACAGGAGGGGAAATGAAAAcccatcattttcatttactttaattCTACATTTAATATGATGAAAACAAGGCCCTGTACAATCCACCTTAGCAGTGAGTACAataattattttacaatttGTACACATTAGAACACGGTGCTAGACTGGTTCCACCTGTcgagaatgtaaaaaaaaaaaaaaaaaaaggaaaaaaaaaatcctctttgAAATCTGCACCACTAGGAATCTTCCATTCAACGAAAGGAAATCTTTGTTTTGGCCAATCACTGAGCAGACCTGAAGTGAAAAATGCGTCACAAGAGATCACACTGCATTTATGGAGCTGGTGTGTGCACTTGTCCCTCGATTGATCCATTAGAGAAAAGCATGCTGTGAAGCTACAACCCTTGATCTCTGTAACCACTACTCTACAGACCTGgacaaaatattgaaaatggcATTAAATATTTCAGCTGAGGGAGGTGCACTTAATTAACATCGGTAATTAAAACAACctcaaaatgaatttaaaaaacaaaacaaaaacccagacATACTTACAACATAAATTAAGcactcatgttttcatcaaGTACTCAAAGTGTATTTCCTGCTGTTGCAAACCAGGTCTGTACCAATTTACACTTTGTTCTCTTCTTGAACTTTAAAATCCTCTGGAAGGAATAGGCCAAGAGTGTCTGTCGCCCTGCAGAGCCACCATTGtgccacaaaacacaaacataacacactgacatcaacattaaaacaggggagtgaattcaaatgttttcttgGTCTCCATGTTGACGCATGTTTGCTTTAACATGTTGACGCTTGTTCTCTCCACAGCACGTCGTCGAATAGCAAACAGGCTCGCCCAATTCTCTCCAAAGGCCACAGGAAACATTAATTTATACAAAACTAGATCCCCTTCTTTCATTGTTCTCATCAGCAGAAGAAATCTAATATCGCTAGAAAACTCCCCCATCGTACGCctgtttattttcacttcttttttttttttacacaatttatGGAAGAAAATGTAAGCTTCCCAGTGTTTCCCAGAATCAGTGATGAAAGCACATCCAAGTTCATTAAAACGCATTGCAGTCCACAAAAACAAGGCTCTCAGTTTCTCTCAATATGATGTTAGCTTCCATTCAATTAACTTTTTTTATGCTACGTAAGTGTACACTTTACGGTCCTCTGGTGTTCGAGCCAAATATTCCCTCTCAATGAGTCCCTCGATCCGCTTCTTGATGACTACAGGGCTAGGGAGGAATCGCGCTCGCAACTGCTGTGtgacctgcagagacacaaaacacagaaatcagaaaatacaaAGTCTTGTCTCTTGTTCTGCCCAAATGTCATCACTCATTTAAACCACCATTATCGTCACCTTGATTTGCATCTTTTCCCTAAGTACTgttttaaaacttattttggattcattttcatttcGTTTCCTAATGAGAAGCAGAAGGCCTCACCAATTGTACATCCCACCATTCACCACTAGGGGGCTTATTGAGGAGGAGCTAATGTGTTCTGTGAAAGTGCCCACTGTGAAAAATATATTCTGGCATGTGGCAGCTTAAGGCTTTATAGTAACGTttagttttttccccctttaacaACTGACCTCTGCTACTAGGACGTTGTGCTGCATCTTCTTTCGCGACTTCATGATGCGAACAATAGCAGCTTCGATCTCATGCTTTCTGTCGTCGTCCACTTTCTGTCgagtctctttcctctctgggtCCGACTCCCCCTGTTTAGCAGCCACTGAGAGGTGCACAAGAGAGAAGGTGAATTAGGAATTAGATTTCAAAATCACACGTTTCTCCTGAATAAGTTTTAATAACTCCTGATGAAAAAAATGGTAAAAGCAAAAACTCATGTGAACATTACAAATAAACTCAGTAGTTAAGTACGACCAACAGATTGAATCAAGTGACACAAAAGTTACCAAGTAGTTCAACTTCCACATGTTCTTTCTCACCCACACTCCCTTAGATGTGCACATACAGCAACTGTCCTATATTTCTGATTAGGAATAGCACCATGTCACTTCTTCATGTCCACTCCTGTTCAGCCAAATTTGAATCTTAACTACTCTCTATTACTTTTCTATGAGCGTATCTACTATATTATCTGCTATATTATATCTTCAACAAGCTAAATTTATGACATGAAAAGACATTAAGCTGTTGGTAACTACATTGGTCGTTGATGTATTCCTGTATGTGCTCCATTATAAATATAGTAACAGTATACAAAGTTTGACGGAAACCGatgaagacaaaacacaaacttcagtatcTATTGATACAGACTCCAGTGTGATACAGTTCTTTTAAACAACTGATATATTAAATCATTTGTGTCCATGCATTTACCAACTAGTCATAAccagccattttaaaaacacaacactctgCAACTGTGCACCAAATATTGTGATTAACAACCGACATTTTTACAGACTCTGGTAAAGTGATTatatgaaaattacatttttccttTCCTGGTATCCAATCCACTAATTTTGCTCATTGGCTCATCCTCATTTCTGATACAACACCAGGACATTGAATGAGTGTTTCACAAGATGACATAGTGAAAACGTTTTGCTCCACTTCAAATATATGAAGTCGAGTGACTGAAACAAATTTCGCAGAATTGATGGATGGAAATTTTGCATTAACTGTATGTAACAGGTATTTAGTACAAACCCACGAGTAAAATAATGTTACCTGTCTGGATTTTGACACGATGCAGTTTGGAGGTAAACTGGTCATTCACTGTAAACACATGGCCACTCTCGATTTCCTTGGACTTGGGCTCCTTGGTGAGGACTCGTTGAGTGGGTTTCCCACAAGCCAGTGACTGCAGCGCTCGCACCAGCTCTCTCTCTGGGATGTCTGTCTCCTGTTGGATCTCCTGCAAGTGGAGAAGTGAAGTTCAAAGATGTATTTTTAGGGAAGAAATTATCATTCACTGTGGAAAACTGCAAAGTATTTCGATGAATTAAATTGTGTACCTCAAAGGTGGACTTCTCCCTGTTGTTGAAGAGCATGAGAATGGTCATTTGGAAGGTGGAGACCTGCAGGATGTGCTTCCTTGTGTTGGAGCCTGTTACCTGGGCTCCTCCCACTCCGACCTCTGACCCATCGTCCTGACGACATGTGGTGTTGACAGGccacaatataaaaaaagaaaagtacgACTGAATCTCGTAATACAAGAAATTATGTTTTCTGATCTTACAACTCTAAAAACTAGAACAAACTAAAAACACCACTGAGTGCTTTTCAGTTTTGCATACAGTTCAATGTTTACAATTTCACAGCGTTCTGCACAAACCAAAATAGAATGAAAAACAtgcttattttttattgttcacTCGTGTGACAATGTAGATTAGAAATATGTTAAACTACATCTGCCTCATACCTTTTTAATGGGACCGTAGAAGGTGGCATTTAGGTCTGCAGAGCCCATGTGGTGCTGCAGTGTGAGTTGTCTGCCGCTGTGCTTACCAAGATAAAACCTACAAGCAGAGTTCAGTCATCTAGGTCAGTCTAGTCCATGTGTTACAACTCAATGTTACATGACCTAGGAGGAGACCTTAATGACATGGTATGATATAACTGTCTcttccaaataaaatatataaaataaatatgttgctCATCAATGTGACAGCTTTTCAAATGTCGTCCTGAAACActggaaattgttttttttttggatcacaCAGATCAAAAATGtctggattaaaaacaaacgTGCTGTTatacaataacaacaacgtACAAATACGAACAATTGAGCTTTACTTCTGTGCCATAAACATATTAACCATATGACCAACCTCCTAAAGACTTCAAATGCATGTCTTGGTGAAGGTGGGATACTGCACTTGGGTGTTGCTGATTGTGTTGGCCAGTATCCTGTGGTAAGGACTCTTACAGTGAGATCGACTCCTCCAAGTGACACCTTTAGTAAGAAAAGCAGTCACACAGTCAAGTTTCAAGTCGAGTGAATCCCAGGTGCCAGAATaaacatttatgaaaacataaaaaaaaaatagaagtttGATGAAAACTTCTGGCTATTGACAGAAATTAGGGGCTGTCCACAGAGACAGTGTTTTAGGGGACCTGAAACGGTATTTTTGAAAACgcctcccagagtgggaaaatatCAAGCGTACGGCGTAaacgtaaacaaacagacattatttcccttcggttcattctgtctccatTTCTATTATTATATCTCATGTTTACAACGTCTTCTTCCCAACTAACATACCAgttggcatatgtactacagcattttgATTTGCTTTGGGAGGTTCCGTGTggacggagatatttcctgaaacgatgctgtgtttgtatggaactttttgaaaatggcaaagaaaaagattgtttacgttCCGTGCCTTCTCTGTCTGGATGTGGCCTTAGAATTGTTGCTTTTAACATAAGCAGTTTAATGAAATAGTGAAATtctaataaaaatacattacaGGATCTCACTCTTTATCTATAAGCAGTGCCGCAGCATGCATAAACACttcataatttatttattatgaattctgaatgaatgaaaaccaaTTCAAAAGGCACTTTTGTAAAGCCAATGGGaatattttgtcttgttttaccAGTAATATAAGGCCAAAAATGTAGAGGCAGTTTGGAGAAGAGCAAGTTATACAATAAACAGACTATTCATTCCATTTAAATCTAGTGATAACGTACCACATGGCAGCACAACACAACTGTATATAAGCACAATGTATTCCCAAGCGACAGGTGGTTAGGGGTGTAATTGTTTTAATGTAACAGAATGAGCAGCGGTGTGTATTGTTTCCTCACCCCGTATGTCTGTAGATGTTGTCTAAACTCATCCATCGTAGTGTTCGAGATGCTCATGTCCCGGAACATTCCCTCCAGCTTCGATGTGAACTGACAGCCGCACTCAGTCTAAGATCAGAAAATTCAGAGGAAATCTTGCCTGAAATCTCATTAGGTTATTCAAAAGAATGTGACACAGTCTTCTCGCGCTCCTGCTCACCTTAAGCTTTGAGATCATGTTTTTCTCCGAGTCATCCGATACACTCTTGTTGGTGAGCAGCCTGCGGGCCAGGTGCTGCTTGTAGTACCTCTCAAACACGTCCTTCTCCTGCATGAAGCGGAAAAGCACCATGGCCTTGTCCAGTATAGTCTCCACCTCTTGCTCCGTCAGCTGGACCACACAAACAAGCGAGTGAGGACAGACTCAATCATCTCCCAACTTTGTCAGACATAAGCTGCTGAATCAAATTACTCACAGTCATAAATATCTACATATTGTTTAAACCAAATATTTTATCTGCAGCTTTagtacaaaaaaactaaatgttcaCAACTTCAGTTTATGCTGCTGATAGTAGAAGATGCAACTTTGGTTGAATATTCTATCTCACCAAGTCATTAAAAGTGGTTTATGGCAGACCTACATCTATATTACAGTGACAATAAAATGTGTAgtcttttggaaaaaaaaatcattcctTGTTTAGTtgacatgtgatgtgatttgGCATTACATACTATGCTGGTGTGTGGCATCAAATCCTGAATAAGAAGGTCACTAACATGTGTGCCATGAAAAAATAACAGAGTGAAGATCACTTGAGGGCTCACCCCTTTTACGCCTTTCTTCAGTTTGTCATCAATGAAGAGTGAGAGGTACTCGGGAGAGCGAGAGTTAAGGTTAAGGAAGTACTCGAAGTCACCAGCAATGGTTTGTTTGAAGAGTCGATCATTATTGAATGACTCCTGAAGGAATCGGTCAAAACGGGACTTCAGGTCCAGCAAACCCTGTGGGGTGGAGAGAACGAGACAGTGATGAAGAGGGaggaaacagcagctgtttgcTTAAGCAGCAGTTTAGCACAACCAGTAGAGAGATAATCTAATCAACAAAACACAGAGGCTGCAGTCTCAGTGATGAGTTTAAAAGCAGGAATGGAACACAGGAGCATCAAAAGAACCACACCAGTTTCATTTTTTGTTGTCGCTAATGGCTTCCCACGTTATTCCGCACAGTGCAAAAACACTGTGCGGTTGAGGGCACAGACCATCATGGTTTGCGACCACTAATTCAGAGGGTCTGCTGGGAAGTTATGGGTGTGCATTATGGTCAAGGCTTGGCACGTGATGGTGTGCTAAAGGCTTCTCTAGAAATGCCACTAGAAACTACTCCATAATCTCTAACAAAGCTTTTTCTGTCTCATTCACTGAAAATACTTGTGTGATTAACAGTGCGCTAACTGCACTGCGACTTCTCCTGATAACATTTAGCATTTTACCTGAATGTAGTCCACAGGgttcttcccctctccctcctctgatACCAGGGCCTTGCCTTGCTCCCGCAGATACGAGCTCATACATTCACACATGGTCTTTAGCCCGTTGGGAACTCTGCTGAACAGCTTGTACATGCACGCCAAGTCTGCAGATATTCAtgaatacacagacacagatgtatTTCTACCAACTGAAAGTGAGCCGAGATCTGCTGTAAAGAGGTcaaacatgggagtgaatgtaATACTTGACAATGTGAAAATATCAGACGTACACACCTCATATTTCATTGTTGTTATTCACGAGAGGTGAAATTATTGTAACTGCATTACTGACCTAGTACAACATGTATTGTTGGCAAGTGACAGTTTCAAAGGTATATTTAAGAGGCATTTTATCTCTCTGTCTTGTGAAGTGACATTAATTTTCACTGCTACTCCAGAAGATTTCATTTCTGTTGATACCACCTACGAATGGTGAAAACACGAGGTGTAAAGCGTACCAGATGGAGCACTTACCGTCGGTTTTGCCATTCTTCAGCATGTGGACCAGGCCCGAGTTCTCCATCTCCACAATGGTTTTCATGTGTTTCGAGATGAGTTCTCTTTCTACCACCTTCACAATAGGCTCCTCAGTGGTTTTATCCAGACAGTGCATCACCCGCTCAATCTCTTCATTAATCCTGGCTTCCACCTTCTTTATATATACACTGGCACTGTTTTCTGCAAGGAACTTTTGACTCTCCATCtaaggaaaataaacatgtttagcTTGTAAGCTTGAACAGGAGACACAAATGTTTCCTAAAAACCTAAGGATATCGtgttaaatgtttgaaaataataacaaaaacatattaCAAAGCAATTCTTGCATTTCACAAACTTTGCATGCAACACACTTTTGTTCTTTAGTATTGAAAATCATTAATATTGACACTGAACTTCCTTTTTATGGATCCCAGACAGGGAAGATGTAGCCAAAGAAACAATTAACATGGATGTATACAAATGATACAGTCAGGGTGAATTTTGCTCTCTCACAAACCTGGAAAAATTCTGCAGACATTTCTAAGAATGGTGCCTCAAAGTCTTCTTCATAAACAGATCTCCCTTCAAGACCGAGGATCATTAACATTTGGCAGGCATTTCTAATGGCTCCCCTGGAGGAAGGAAGAACACAACAAATATTGTTGACAGAATCAGTAATGAAAAATGCTTTGATAAATCGAAACAATTATGAACATTTGTGGATGCTCAAGTCCTGTTAACAATGGCTGCCAGCAAATTGTGATTAtttgttcatgaaaaaaaaaagtcctttgtTTCAGTAAAAATCCCAGCAGTTGTAACTGCAGCTGATCTACCTCTCATATCTTTGAGTGTTTCACACATGTTCATTTATGATTTTACTCACTTCACTTGAATTATTTGACTGTGGATGACATGGATTCCATTTTCttcaattcaattaattaaatgtgtcagcGCAACCCTGTAGCTAATCATTAGGCAGTTTTACGACTGACCCTGTGTTTGCAATTTAGACTACCTGTCCACAACCTCCCCCTTCCTCTCTCGAGCAATCATGTCCAGCAGGGTTTGTCGAAGGTGATCTCTGATGCAGCCATAGCGAACCACCTGATCCCTAAAGATAATAAGACCCAGGTTGTAGACATTTTCTACGTTGTTCTGCTGCACGTATACACGGTCCTgagggggaaacacacacacaattcaattaaaataagCTCAAGCTCAACTGCTGTTACacagaatacattttaaactatTACCAATTCTTTGTGTACTGCATGACTAAGGTTGAGTGGTGAATTTGATGTATGTTACTTGTGGACCCACCCTCCACTTTCATTGATCTAATGTCTTAAATCATTACCGAATTCTTGTTAAGAGtataattttgaaaaaataactactgttattaattaattaatttttcatTGTTAAAAAAGACACAGTATTTGTCTATTAAGTACATACAATATGACCATTGATTAACTATGTTTCCCCATTATAAGCACTAGAGTACCAACTACCTCATGTAGTATAACTTAtcttaattgattattaattgattactaaatgaatcgccgGCTATTTAGATAATCGATTAGTCGGGTTAAGTgctttttaaagctttaaaccagtttctctgatttttcagcttcttcaatatgaatattttctggtttctttgctttacataaagaaatccttcaaactgaaccattttgttttgtgatttttaaagaagaagaacaagtgtgGAATTAgtattgcagtttcaagcctcggacaaAGTGTCAATgttgggcacgtaacaaagaaaagaattaaGATATTTCTCAAATCAGGGGAAaatgaggttgggaagcacaatttattaaaaatattaccccaattctagtaatacaaagctaaacgcaaatcagtgaagtattccatTAAGTGTGTCTCATATTTATGTGTAATCATAGCGACTACAAATAGTGACATAGTCAA encodes:
- the cul3b gene encoding cullin-3b: MNTEPTDEATMSNLSKGGTKKDTKMRIRAFPMTMDEKYVNNIWDLLKNAIQEIQRKNNSGLSFEELYRNAYTMVLHKHGEKLYTGLREVVTEHLINKVREDVLNSLNNNFLQTLNQAWNDHQTAMVMIRDILMYMDRVYVQQNNVENVYNLGLIIFRDQVVRYGCIRDHLRQTLLDMIARERKGEVVDRGAIRNACQMLMILGLEGRSVYEEDFEAPFLEMSAEFFQMESQKFLAENSASVYIKKVEARINEEIERVMHCLDKTTEEPIVKVVERELISKHMKTIVEMENSGLVHMLKNGKTDDLACMYKLFSRVPNGLKTMCECMSSYLREQGKALVSEEGEGKNPVDYIQGLLDLKSRFDRFLQESFNNDRLFKQTIAGDFEYFLNLNSRSPEYLSLFIDDKLKKGVKGLTEQEVETILDKAMVLFRFMQEKDVFERYYKQHLARRLLTNKSVSDDSEKNMISKLKTECGCQFTSKLEGMFRDMSISNTTMDEFRQHLQTYGVSLGGVDLTVRVLTTGYWPTQSATPKCSIPPSPRHAFEVFRRFYLGKHSGRQLTLQHHMGSADLNATFYGPIKKDDGSEVGVGGAQVTGSNTRKHILQVSTFQMTILMLFNNREKSTFEEIQQETDIPERELVRALQSLACGKPTQRVLTKEPKSKEIESGHVFTVNDQFTSKLHRVKIQTVAAKQGESDPERKETRQKVDDDRKHEIEAAIVRIMKSRKKMQHNVLVAEVTQQLRARFLPSPVVIKKRIEGLIEREYLARTPEDRKVYTYVA